The Styela clava chromosome 10, kaStyClav1.hap1.2, whole genome shotgun sequence genome window below encodes:
- the LOC144428212 gene encoding uncharacterized protein LOC144428212 — MLVEQKQKLKSTLAKPLLKCDPFIQDGIMRMRGRLEKSDLPEQQKNPIILPPHHHVTKLIIDMHHRNTGHSGTLHVLASVRERYWILRGQSAVGKVIRECIPCRERSARTGEQWMADLPSCRVVPGKKPFESTFVDYLGPIKVKLGRNEYKRYGCLFTCMATRAVHIEVAESLDTSAFLQAFFRFTDRRSRPIHVYSDNGTNFIGGEKELREGIRNWNKHVIDKSLSQKEIQWHFSPPLASHQSGVVERLVREVKKTLRAITDGRSFSDYSLWSFLTGVERILNDRPLTPLSDDPKDLNVLTPNSILIAKLDPSLPLDKFMKTDDYRRTWRYSQRILDLFWDRWKKEYLPLLQERQKWHTTQRNLEVGDLVLMFDDSSPRSHWPKAIVDETYPDKHGIVRRVKVRTANSTYVRDVRELCLLEAV, encoded by the coding sequence ATGCTAGTTGAACAAAAACAGAAATTGAAGTCTACACTGGCCAAGCCTCTACTAAAGTGTGACCCTTTCATACAAGATGGTATTATGCGTATGAGAGGACGGCTTGAAAAATCTGATTTGCCAGAGCAACAGAAGAATCCAATCATCTTGCCACCTCACCATCATGTAACAAAGCTGATCATCGACATGCATCATAGAAATACAGGTCACTCTGGAACTCTCCATGTTCTTGCGTCAGTTAGAGAAAGATATTGGATATTACGGGGACAATCAGCTGTTGGAAAAGTCATCAGAGAATGTATACCATGCAGAGAAAGATCTGCTCGTACAGGCGAGCAGTGGATGGCAGACCTCCCCAGCTGTAGAGTTGTTCCTGGAAAGAAACCGTTCGAATCTACATTTGTAGACTACCTTGGCCCAATCAAGGTCAAGCTTGGTCGAAATGAATACAAGCGTTATGGATGTCTTTTTACTTGCATGGCCACACGTGCCGTACATATTGAAGTTGCAGAGTCACTTGATACATCAGCATTTCTACAAGCGTTTTTCCGATTCACTGACAGACGCTCAAGACCTATCCACGTATATTCGGATAATGGTACAAATTTTATAGGCGGAGAGAAAGAGTTGAGAGAGGGGATTAGAAACTGGAACAAACATGTGATTGACAAGTCATTATCTCAAAAAGAAATTCAATGGCACTTCTCACCTCCATTGGCCAGTCATCAATCAGGTGTCGTGGAGCGATTAGTTCGAGAAGTCAAGAAAACATTACGTGCTATCACTGATGGTCGATCATTTTCAGATTATTCATTGTGGTCCTTCCTAACTGGCGTTGAAAGGATATTAAATGATAGACCACTCACACCACTAAGTGATGATCCTAAAGACTTAAATGTTTTGACACCAAATTCAATTCTAATTGCCAAACTTGATCCATCTCTACCtttagacaaatttatgaaGACTGATGATTATAGAAGAACATGGCGATATTCACAAAGGATCCTGGATTTATTCTGGGATAGATGGAAGAAAGAATATTTGCCTCTGCTACAAGAAAGACAAAAATGGCACACTACACAAAGAAATCTGGAAGTTGGCGATTTGGTGTTGATGTTTGATGATAGTTCCCCTCGCAGTCATTGGCCGAAGGCGATTGTTGATGAGACATACCCTGACAAGCATGGTATTGTTCGAAGGGTTAAAGTCCGTACTGCAAATTCTACTTATGTACGGGATGTTCGCGAGCTGTGCTTGTTAGAGGCCGTATAG